The following proteins are co-located in the Pseudomonadota bacterium genome:
- a CDS encoding sugar phosphate nucleotidyltransferase, whose protein sequence is MDKAKLKSLLVPPDTTIKQAMQRLSETSERILFVVDEKEMLLGTVTDGDIRTALINGLKFTDLIEIVMYKRFVAVKEGMLNMEQHIKTLMVQNKIEQIPVLDDEDVIVDVFLWTDLLGKGESAKPEKIFEKSVIVMAGGKGTRLEPFTRILPKPLIPIGNKPVIEYIMESFYKCGFYRFIYSLNYKKEYIKLFLRENKSNYEIDWVEENDYYGTAGSLALLKDKVNDTFFVTNCDSLLDVDYADVLRWHESKGAAMTIIGCHNEVKIPFGVLQLDNGILEGIIEKPVHDMIINTGVYVMEPVVLSYLSHNEHMNMNELIEIVSKDKKVVVYPIYGGWVDIGQWEEYKKSVEKFGGFNIS, encoded by the coding sequence ATGGATAAAGCAAAACTTAAATCCCTTCTTGTTCCGCCTGATACTACTATTAAACAGGCAATGCAGAGGCTTAGTGAGACGTCTGAAAGGATACTCTTTGTTGTCGATGAAAAAGAAATGCTTCTGGGGACAGTGACTGACGGTGATATAAGGACAGCACTTATAAACGGCTTAAAATTTACCGATTTAATAGAAATTGTAATGTACAAGCGGTTTGTAGCTGTGAAAGAAGGCATGCTAAACATGGAGCAGCATATAAAAACCCTTATGGTGCAGAACAAGATCGAGCAGATACCTGTGCTTGATGATGAGGATGTTATTGTTGATGTTTTCCTCTGGACTGACCTCCTTGGAAAGGGAGAAAGCGCAAAGCCTGAAAAAATCTTTGAAAAATCAGTGATTGTGATGGCAGGCGGAAAGGGAACGAGACTTGAGCCTTTCACGAGAATACTGCCGAAGCCTCTTATTCCCATCGGAAATAAGCCGGTTATTGAATATATTATGGAGAGTTTTTATAAATGCGGCTTTTATCGTTTTATTTATTCACTCAACTATAAAAAAGAATACATAAAACTTTTTCTCAGAGAGAACAAGTCGAACTATGAGATTGACTGGGTTGAGGAAAATGATTATTATGGAACGGCAGGTAGTCTGGCGCTATTAAAAGACAAAGTTAACGATACCTTTTTTGTTACCAACTGCGATTCTCTTTTGGATGTGGACTATGCAGATGTATTGAGATGGCATGAGTCAAAAGGGGCAGCCATGACGATTATCGGATGCCATAATGAGGTGAAAATACCCTTCGGTGTACTTCAGTTGGACAACGGGATTCTGGAAGGTATTATAGAAAAACCTGTCCATGATATGATTATCAATACAGGTGTGTATGTAATGGAACCCGTTGTATTATCATACCTGAGTCACAACGAGCATATGAATATGAACGAGCTGATTGAAATTGTGTCGAAGGATAAAAAAGTTGTTGTATATCCCATATACGGAGGCTGGGTTGATATCGGTCAGTGGGAAGAGTATAAAAAGAGTGTAGAAAAATTTGGAGGATTTAACATCTCATGA
- the neuC gene encoding UDP-N-acetylglucosamine 2-epimerase — MKKANKKHKIAVITGTRAEYWILKPLINEIKNDPDLKLQLIVTGAHLVREFGNTVTDIEKDGFDINERIDILTSSVTDGGITNSDVSVAMGNAMINAPGVWERLNPDVVVVLGDRYEILALAASAHVCRIPVAHIHGGEITEGAFDDAFRHAITKMSHFHFTATEEYRKRVVQLGESPDRVFNTGALALDTIKTLKILSKKELEKKLKFTFNKHNVLVTFHPVTLENDSAIQLQNLLSVLDKLEETHIIFTKANADPGGSAINKIIEEYVSENLIKSVVFSSMGHLRYFSAMQYVDAVVGNSSSGIIEAPSFKIGTINIGDRQKGRMKAESVIDCTPAKNDIIKAFKKLYSENFQTKIKSVSNPYDGQNTARKIVYILKSKMNNLELKKEFYDIDFKIIDKEEANG, encoded by the coding sequence ATGAAAAAGGCGAATAAAAAGCATAAAATTGCAGTTATTACAGGTACGAGGGCTGAGTATTGGATATTAAAACCGCTTATTAATGAGATCAAGAATGATCCAGATCTGAAGTTGCAATTGATTGTTACCGGGGCACATCTTGTCAGGGAATTCGGCAATACCGTAACCGATATAGAAAAAGACGGATTTGATATTAATGAAAGAATTGATATACTGACATCTTCTGTTACTGATGGCGGGATTACAAATAGTGATGTTTCTGTTGCAATGGGGAATGCAATGATCAATGCCCCTGGAGTCTGGGAAAGGCTGAATCCGGATGTGGTTGTTGTGCTTGGCGATAGATATGAAATACTTGCACTTGCTGCATCGGCACATGTTTGCAGAATCCCTGTAGCACACATACACGGGGGTGAGATTACTGAAGGGGCCTTTGATGATGCTTTCCGTCACGCTATAACAAAAATGAGCCATTTTCATTTTACTGCTACAGAAGAGTATCGAAAAAGGGTTGTCCAGTTGGGGGAATCGCCTGACAGGGTTTTTAATACGGGCGCACTTGCATTGGACACAATAAAGACGTTGAAGATTCTGTCCAAGAAAGAACTGGAAAAGAAGTTAAAGTTTACATTCAATAAGCATAATGTGCTGGTTACATTTCACCCTGTCACTCTGGAGAATGATTCGGCAATACAGTTGCAAAATTTGCTTTCTGTACTGGATAAACTGGAAGAAACCCATATTATCTTTACGAAGGCAAACGCAGATCCAGGTGGTAGCGCTATAAATAAAATAATTGAGGAATATGTCTCTGAAAATCTAATAAAATCAGTTGTTTTTTCCTCTATGGGACATCTCAGATACTTTTCAGCCATGCAATATGTAGATGCGGTTGTCGGTAACTCTTCCAGTGGAATTATCGAAGCACCGAGTTTTAAGATTGGAACAATCAATATAGGTGACAGGCAGAAAGGGAGAATGAAGGCGGAAAGCGTTATTGATTGTACGCCCGCAAAAAATGATATCATAAAAGCCTTTAAAAAACTGTATTCAGAAAATTTTCAAACAAAAATTAAATCGGTATCCAATCCATATGACGGCCAGAATACCGCCAGGAAGATCGTATATATTCTCAAATCCAAAATGAATAATTTAGAACTAAAAAAAGAGTTTTACGATATAGATTTCAAAATCATTGATAAGGAAGAAGCAAATGGATAA
- the neuB gene encoding N-acetylneuraminate synthase produces MKKKPLKQKTFIIAEAGVNHNGDIKTAKKMIDAAVKAGADAVKFQTFIPENIVSREAPKAEYQKNTTDKRESQLEMLKKLTLDADAHKELIDYCKKKGIQFLSTPFDMDSIDLLNNLGLETLKVPSGEITNLPYLRKIGGLNKKVIMSTGMADMKEIGKAMKILIEAGTSKESITLLHCNTEYPTPVKDVNLLAMVSMRSSFGVRVGYSDHTLGIEVPVAAVALGAEVIEKHFTLDRNAEGPDHRASLEPKELEAMVTAIRNIEEALGNGVKNPSPSETKNMVIARKSIVAFGEIKKGDIFTEKNIAVKRPGTGISPMKWDDVIGRKAKRYFQPDEMITL; encoded by the coding sequence ATGAAAAAAAAGCCGTTAAAACAAAAGACCTTTATTATTGCCGAAGCGGGTGTGAATCACAACGGAGATATTAAAACTGCGAAAAAAATGATCGATGCGGCAGTTAAAGCAGGTGCTGACGCCGTTAAATTTCAGACCTTTATACCGGAAAATATAGTGAGCAGAGAAGCGCCGAAGGCAGAATATCAGAAAAACACAACGGATAAGAGAGAATCACAACTTGAAATGCTGAAAAAACTGACTCTTGACGCCGATGCGCATAAAGAGCTTATTGATTACTGTAAAAAAAAGGGCATACAATTTTTGTCAACACCTTTTGATATGGATAGTATAGACCTCCTCAACAATCTTGGCCTTGAGACACTCAAGGTCCCTTCAGGCGAGATTACAAATCTGCCTTACTTAAGAAAAATCGGGGGTTTGAATAAGAAAGTCATCATGTCTACTGGAATGGCCGATATGAAGGAAATCGGAAAGGCAATGAAAATCCTCATTGAAGCCGGTACATCGAAAGAGAGTATCACGCTTCTTCACTGCAACACGGAATACCCGACACCTGTAAAGGACGTGAATCTTCTCGCCATGGTTTCAATGAGAAGCAGTTTTGGTGTAAGGGTAGGCTATTCCGACCATACATTGGGAATAGAAGTTCCTGTAGCTGCTGTGGCTCTGGGTGCCGAGGTCATTGAAAAACACTTTACACTCGACAGGAATGCCGAAGGCCCTGACCATAGGGCATCTCTTGAACCGAAAGAACTTGAGGCAATGGTGACGGCCATAAGAAACATAGAGGAAGCCCTTGGTAATGGGGTAAAAAACCCGTCACCTTCGGAAACAAAAAATATGGTTATTGCTCGAAAGAGCATCGTTGCTTTCGGGGAGATTAAAAAAGGCGATATTTTTACGGAAAAGAATATTGCTGTTAAGAGACCCGGCACAGGGATTAGCCCGATGAAATGGGATGATGTGATTGGTCGAAAGGCAAAAAGATATTTTCAACCGGACGAAATGATAACGTTGTAA
- a CDS encoding acetyltransferase, which yields MEDLILFGGGGHCRSCIDVIEAENLFRIAGIVDVEEKLHQKVLGYEIFTTEDDLPGLVKKFRYFFITIGQIESAEVRIEKFNNLKQLGALFPVIISPKAHVSKHSVINEGTIIMHNAIVNTDAQVGRNCIINTGAIIEHDVVIGDHCHISTAAVVNGGTKIGAKTFLGSNSATKQYIEIGEGAFVKSGVTVSADVGPCERFPANRKGPKKA from the coding sequence ATGGAAGACTTGATACTTTTTGGAGGCGGTGGACATTGCAGATCCTGTATAGATGTTATCGAAGCTGAAAACCTTTTCCGTATTGCAGGGATTGTTGACGTAGAGGAAAAGTTGCACCAGAAGGTTCTGGGGTATGAGATTTTTACCACAGAAGATGATTTGCCCGGCCTTGTCAAAAAATTCAGGTATTTTTTTATCACAATAGGCCAGATAGAAAGTGCTGAGGTAAGAATAGAAAAATTTAATAACTTAAAACAACTTGGCGCATTATTTCCTGTAATCATTTCGCCTAAAGCGCATGTGTCGAAGCATTCTGTTATCAATGAAGGTACTATTATAATGCATAATGCTATAGTCAATACAGACGCTCAGGTAGGCAGAAACTGCATCATCAATACAGGTGCTATTATCGAGCATGATGTTGTTATCGGGGATCATTGCCATATCTCAACTGCAGCAGTGGTGAACGGGGGGACAAAAATCGGAGCAAAGACTTTTTTAGGGAGTAATAGTGCTACAAAACAGTATATAGAAATCGGTGAAGGTGCTTTCGTTAAAAGCGGGGTCACTGTCTCTGCCGATGTTGGGCCTTGTGAGAGATTCCCGGCAAACAGAAAAGGTCCCAAAAAGGCATGA
- a CDS encoding aminotransferase class I/II-fold pyridoxal phosphate-dependent enzyme, with protein MPVKIELDAPNLGAIEKAYIERVIDSNFVSTFGPFVPQFEEKIACYLGAKRAVSTQSGTAALHVALYELGIREGDEVIVPALTFVATVNPIAYVNAKPVFADVDITTWNISPEEIERCISPRTKAIIPVHLYGNPCKMNEIMEIAGKYGLFVIEDATESLGAKYKGQYMGNAGDLGCLSFNGNKTITTGGGGMVVGNDEKRMEHVKFLVNQARDESRGYYHPEIGFNYRMTNLEAAMGLAQMERLDEFLTKKKMYNDIYREELSKIDTIRFQESYDDSESSFWFTCITIHKEVDLAAVMDSLKNKGVPVRRVFMPITDFPPYMMTDKFSLKNSHEIYEKGLCLPGSTLNSADDIYFACKAIKEIIS; from the coding sequence ATTCCGGTGAAGATAGAGCTTGATGCGCCCAATCTGGGTGCAATTGAAAAGGCCTATATAGAAAGGGTAATTGACTCGAACTTCGTCTCAACCTTCGGTCCTTTTGTACCACAGTTTGAAGAGAAAATCGCATGTTACCTTGGCGCAAAAAGGGCGGTATCCACCCAGAGCGGAACCGCTGCCCTCCACGTAGCCTTGTATGAGTTGGGAATCAGAGAAGGGGATGAGGTTATTGTCCCTGCTCTTACCTTTGTTGCTACGGTGAATCCTATTGCATATGTAAATGCAAAACCTGTATTTGCCGATGTTGATATAACGACCTGGAATATCAGCCCTGAGGAAATAGAACGCTGTATATCACCGAGGACGAAGGCAATTATTCCTGTTCATCTTTACGGAAACCCTTGCAAAATGAATGAAATAATGGAGATAGCAGGAAAATACGGGCTTTTTGTCATAGAGGATGCAACAGAGAGTCTTGGCGCAAAATACAAAGGCCAATATATGGGAAATGCAGGGGATTTAGGTTGCTTGAGCTTCAATGGCAATAAAACTATCACCACAGGCGGCGGCGGCATGGTTGTAGGAAATGATGAAAAGCGCATGGAGCACGTCAAATTTCTTGTAAATCAGGCAAGGGATGAGTCGAGGGGTTACTACCACCCGGAGATAGGGTTCAACTATAGAATGACGAATCTTGAAGCAGCCATGGGGCTGGCCCAGATGGAGAGACTTGATGAATTTCTTACAAAGAAGAAGATGTATAATGACATATATCGCGAAGAATTGAGCAAGATAGATACTATCCGGTTTCAAGAATCATATGACGACTCCGAGAGCTCTTTCTGGTTTACTTGTATAACCATACACAAAGAGGTTGATCTTGCCGCTGTCATGGATTCACTGAAAAATAAGGGCGTGCCTGTTCGGAGAGTGTTTATGCCTATCACCGATTTTCCGCCATACATGATGACGGACAAATTCTCTTTGAAAAACTCCCATGAAATATACGAAAAGGGCCTTTGCCTGCCAGGTTCTACGCTGAATTCTGCCGATGATATTTATTTTGCCTGCAAGGCAATAAAGGAGATTATTTCATAA
- a CDS encoding SDR family oxidoreductase: MKLLITGGAGYVGSVLTNTALNNGYKVRVVDSLYFDSKVPLIHLGNPHYEFIRLDIMDTDNLKPYLKDIDFVIHTAAIVGEPASNKFPDLTEKTNFGATKELIRLAAEEGVKGFVFLSTCSNYGVVDGLANENTSLKPLSLYADTKVRVERLLMDGSNNIDWVICRMSTIYGASPRMRFDLTVNDFALNAFMKKYLDVFLPYTYRPYIHVYDAARVIISMIGQFDKVCKNVFNVGFNSENYQKIRIAEIVKKFIPDLKIDVVDKGADLRDYQVDFTKLKHYLDLTNVFTVEDGVREVVNMLSLGIIENPYENIYYNTQPRLRNSGEDRA; the protein is encoded by the coding sequence ATGAAGCTGCTTATTACAGGTGGCGCCGGATACGTCGGGTCAGTCCTTACAAACACAGCGCTCAATAACGGTTATAAGGTAAGGGTTGTAGATTCCCTGTATTTTGACAGTAAAGTGCCTTTGATACATCTGGGCAATCCTCATTATGAATTTATCCGTCTCGATATTATGGATACCGACAATCTTAAACCATACCTGAAAGATATTGATTTTGTGATACACACTGCTGCAATAGTAGGAGAGCCTGCAAGCAATAAATTTCCTGATTTGACAGAAAAAACAAATTTCGGAGCTACAAAGGAACTTATCAGGCTTGCGGCAGAAGAGGGGGTAAAGGGTTTTGTCTTCCTTTCTACCTGTTCTAACTACGGTGTTGTTGACGGACTTGCAAACGAGAATACAAGTTTGAAGCCTCTTTCGCTCTATGCCGATACCAAGGTAAGAGTGGAGCGTTTATTGATGGATGGCTCAAACAATATCGATTGGGTTATATGCAGAATGTCTACTATCTACGGAGCATCACCGAGAATGCGTTTTGACCTTACAGTCAACGATTTTGCACTAAATGCCTTTATGAAGAAATATCTCGATGTCTTTTTGCCTTATACATACAGACCATATATCCATGTTTACGATGCAGCAAGGGTAATTATCTCAATGATCGGGCAATTCGATAAGGTTTGTAAAAATGTTTTCAACGTTGGATTCAATAGTGAAAATTACCAGAAGATAAGGATTGCTGAGATTGTGAAGAAGTTCATTCCCGATCTGAAAATAGATGTGGTAGATAAGGGCGCTGATTTAAGGGATTATCAGGTGGATTTTACAAAACTCAAGCACTATCTTGACTTGACAAATGTTTTTACTGTGGAAGACGGGGTTAGGGAGGTTGTGAATATGCTGTCTTTGGGGATTATAGAAAACCCGTATGAAAATATATATTACAACACTCAACCGAGGCTGAGGAATTCCGGTGAAGATAGAGCTTGA
- a CDS encoding MarR family EPS-associated transcriptional regulator yields the protein MNEAQFKTLKELSVEGTVSQRDLSKKVGLSLGSINYIVKELIQKGYVKTQRFKNSSKKAAYIYVLTPQGINARVKQTQYFLQKKMEEYEKLKMEIDELKRDTDEVRQGKAGQKQGKGV from the coding sequence ATGAACGAAGCTCAATTTAAGACTCTTAAAGAATTATCAGTTGAAGGAACTGTTTCTCAACGTGACCTTTCCAAGAAAGTAGGTTTGAGCCTTGGGAGCATCAACTATATAGTGAAAGAACTCATTCAAAAAGGGTATGTAAAGACCCAGCGCTTTAAAAACTCGAGTAAAAAAGCAGCCTATATTTATGTTCTGACGCCTCAGGGAATAAACGCTCGTGTCAAGCAAACACAGTATTTCCTTCAAAAAAAGATGGAAGAATACGAAAAGTTAAAGATGGAGATTGATGAATTGAAGAGAGATACGGACGAGGTACGGCAGGGGAAAGCAGGTCAAAAACAAGGGAAGGGGGTTTAA
- a CDS encoding glycosyltransferase family 4 protein, translating to MKIVYAIRHVGLTGGVKVFFQHVELLRNMGHTVYLITRFIDEKWGFRVTPEIVPSFDEMHVPEADAIVITTPKDVEDLWKIAKKRNIPLFHFMQGFEPDYVLERIRGDVVPERFRSKGFLTRLNYLRKKHGWKQKLKRFDELYKLPTVKMAISPHLVAGVEKRFDMPCYLLPNGIDQQVFYPKVAELDYSGTIRILSVGNSTIEYKAIPDILKAVKILKENGKSVFLTRVSPADIPDEEKNYGVVDRFFVRISEQEMANLYRETHILVSASTEIEGFGLPPVEAMSTGTPVILTKVSPFLAFDDAHDYAYFVNVHKPEEIAKAVIDITENEEMRLTIIKRGFEVSGKYAIESVGKMLETILRKHIK from the coding sequence ATGAAAATAGTTTATGCAATACGACATGTAGGCTTAACCGGCGGAGTTAAGGTATTCTTTCAACATGTAGAGCTTTTGCGAAACATGGGACATACGGTCTATCTTATCACGCGTTTTATTGATGAAAAGTGGGGGTTCAGGGTAACACCGGAAATAGTTCCTTCATTTGATGAGATGCATGTGCCGGAGGCGGATGCAATTGTAATCACAACCCCGAAAGACGTGGAGGACCTATGGAAAATTGCCAAAAAAAGGAATATCCCGCTCTTTCATTTCATGCAAGGATTTGAGCCTGACTATGTGCTTGAGAGGATCAGGGGAGATGTTGTGCCGGAGCGTTTCCGCTCGAAGGGATTTCTGACAAGGCTGAACTATTTACGGAAAAAGCATGGTTGGAAGCAAAAACTTAAAAGATTTGATGAGTTGTACAAGCTCCCTACTGTGAAGATGGCCATTTCCCCTCATCTTGTTGCAGGTGTTGAAAAGAGATTCGATATGCCCTGTTACCTCTTGCCAAATGGAATTGATCAGCAGGTATTTTATCCGAAGGTGGCAGAACTTGATTATTCAGGTACGATCAGAATACTTTCTGTTGGAAATTCTACCATAGAATACAAGGCTATACCGGATATATTAAAGGCAGTGAAGATTTTGAAAGAAAACGGGAAAAGCGTTTTCCTGACAAGGGTATCCCCGGCAGATATTCCGGATGAAGAAAAGAATTATGGGGTGGTGGACAGGTTTTTCGTAAGGATATCCGAGCAGGAGATGGCAAACCTGTATCGGGAAACGCATATACTTGTTTCTGCGTCAACCGAGATAGAAGGTTTCGGTTTGCCGCCCGTCGAGGCTATGAGCACAGGAACACCTGTAATCCTGACAAAGGTTTCCCCCTTTCTTGCATTTGATGATGCACATGACTATGCATATTTTGTAAATGTCCACAAACCTGAAGAGATTGCGAAGGCCGTTATTGATATAACAGAAAATGAAGAAATGCGTCTTACTATCATCAAACGTGGATTTGAGGTATCGGGCAAATATGCCATAGAGAGTGTAGGAAAGATGCTGGAAACGATTTTAAGAAAACATATTAAATAA
- a CDS encoding MaoC family dehydratase, with protein MNAVFNVPIDERYFEDYVPGSIYEFGSIVVTEEEIIEFAKRYDPQIFHVDPIAARKTGFGGLIASGWHTAALTMRLLVDHYISRVASLGSPGADELRWLKPVRPGDELSIRVKVLEARRSKSKPDRGVVRSMVEVLNQNREVVMTRTAVGITRCRIRG; from the coding sequence ATGAATGCTGTTTTTAACGTGCCGATTGATGAGCGGTACTTCGAAGATTACGTGCCCGGTTCGATATATGAATTCGGATCTATAGTGGTGACGGAAGAGGAAATCATTGAATTTGCGAAGCGATATGACCCGCAGATATTCCATGTTGATCCGATTGCTGCCCGAAAGACCGGATTCGGCGGACTTATCGCAAGTGGATGGCATACAGCAGCGCTGACAATGAGACTGCTTGTCGATCACTACATTTCCCGTGTTGCAAGTCTGGGTTCACCCGGCGCCGATGAATTGCGCTGGCTCAAACCGGTACGACCAGGCGATGAGCTTTCTATACGGGTAAAGGTTCTGGAAGCAAGACGCTCGAAATCAAAGCCTGACCGAGGTGTTGTACGGTCAATGGTGGAGGTGTTGAATCAGAATCGCGAGGTAGTGATGACCAGGACAGCGGTAGGGATCACACGCTGCCGTATCAGGGGATAA
- a CDS encoding NAD(P)H-dependent oxidoreductase: MKKIEGKAFKLISILGFAGSLRKGSFNKAILRAAVELLPEGAKLEIFDLKGIPPFNQDLEKQLPKRVKEFKEKIRAADAILIATPEYNYSVPGVLKNAIDWASRPYGDNVFSGKPLALMGASIGMLGTARAQYHLRQTLVFLNVYALNQPEIIIPFVAEKIDNNGKLKDEKTREKIKELLESLINWTKKLNLK, encoded by the coding sequence ATGAAAAAAATTGAGGGAAAAGCGTTTAAACTTATTTCTATTCTCGGTTTTGCGGGAAGTTTAAGAAAAGGTTCTTTCAACAAGGCAATCTTAAGGGCAGCAGTTGAACTTCTCCCTGAAGGTGCAAAGCTTGAGATTTTTGATCTCAAAGGTATACCTCCATTCAATCAGGACCTTGAGAAACAGCTACCAAAACGGGTAAAGGAATTCAAGGAAAAGATCAGGGCGGCTGATGCAATTTTGATCGCCACACCGGAATATAACTATTCCGTACCCGGTGTGCTTAAAAATGCCATTGACTGGGCTTCGCGCCCTTACGGAGATAATGTATTTTCCGGTAAGCCTCTTGCGTTGATGGGCGCGTCCATAGGCATGCTCGGAACTGCAAGGGCACAGTATCACCTCCGGCAGACCCTTGTTTTCCTTAACGTTTATGCGCTGAACCAACCGGAAATTATAATCCCCTTTGTTGCAGAAAAAATTGATAATAACGGAAAATTGAAAGACGAAAAAACAAGAGAAAAAATAAAAGAATTGCTTGAAAGTCTGATTAACTGGACTAAAAAGTTGAATTTAAAGTAA
- a CDS encoding cobalamin-dependent protein (Presence of a B(12) (cobalamin)-binding domain implies dependence on cobalamin itself, in one of its several forms, or in some unusual lineages, dependence on a cobalamin-like analog.) — translation MKVLLIQPPIEDFYHTKIRTYPLQLVYLATRIKDICDVSVVDFRTNVKSKVMSEHPFYELDNYYMDGIHTPFSMFNKYYRFGAGSDEIRETISNSKPDVVAVSSLFTTYAEEAQEIAGIAKEVSREIITVIGGTHPTVFPELVLNSPDIDYIIRGEGETPLFRLINFLQKDREDRIDEIPGVCFKKSNDSMCISSINVEDNIDLIPDRRFFKAENYRIGRKNYTFFLTSRGCPLHCSFCGKPPVPYRRRNIASIEKEVEECINLNIQAIDFEDDMLTYDTKFFNHVLDTLIGKGVTLSAMNGIYAETLDKDTLNRMYDAGFRRLNFSLVDISSSVIRRQKRHLPANFLKLLPYLEYSPFLVEIHFIIGLPEQKPEDVIETLIFLMGKRLLPGPSIFYLAPGSPLFDKYLIKDWQKHLKSMRSSCMTEVNPLFSRDTIFTFMQLTRFINFVKHCLDKEPSLKKLSDLPALLSNDKEYTDRHIFNTLLLEKRLIHYDIRKRWFADEPQDKELISAFFMKADKAVIRGFKTMNSLIVDM, via the coding sequence ATGAAGGTTTTGCTTATACAACCGCCCATTGAAGATTTTTACCACACAAAGATAAGGACATACCCCCTGCAGCTTGTGTACCTTGCGACAAGGATTAAAGATATCTGTGACGTATCTGTCGTTGATTTCAGGACAAATGTGAAATCGAAGGTAATGTCGGAACATCCTTTCTATGAATTAGATAACTATTATATGGATGGCATCCATACGCCTTTTTCCATGTTTAATAAATACTACCGTTTCGGCGCCGGTAGTGATGAGATAAGGGAGACAATTTCTAACAGTAAGCCTGATGTCGTTGCCGTATCGTCTCTGTTTACAACCTATGCTGAAGAGGCGCAAGAGATTGCGGGGATTGCCAAAGAAGTAAGCAGGGAGATTATTACCGTAATAGGCGGGACGCACCCCACGGTTTTCCCGGAGCTTGTATTGAACAGCCCCGATATTGACTATATTATCAGGGGAGAAGGGGAAACGCCCCTTTTCCGTTTGATTAATTTTCTGCAAAAAGACAGGGAAGACAGAATAGATGAAATCCCGGGGGTCTGTTTTAAAAAAAGTAATGACAGTATGTGTATTTCGAGCATAAACGTTGAAGATAACATTGACCTGATCCCTGACAGGCGGTTTTTTAAAGCGGAAAACTACCGGATAGGCAGAAAAAACTATACCTTTTTCCTGACTTCAAGAGGTTGTCCTCTTCATTGTTCATTCTGCGGCAAACCGCCTGTTCCATACAGAAGAAGGAACATTGCGAGCATTGAAAAAGAGGTTGAAGAATGCATAAATCTGAATATTCAAGCTATTGATTTTGAAGATGACATGCTCACATATGATACAAAATTCTTCAATCATGTCTTAGACACTTTGATAGGGAAGGGCGTGACCCTTTCTGCTATGAATGGAATCTATGCCGAAACGTTGGATAAAGATACGCTTAACAGAATGTATGATGCAGGATTCAGGAGGCTCAACTTCTCCTTAGTAGACATAAGCTCATCAGTTATCAGGAGGCAAAAAAGACATCTGCCGGCAAACTTCCTGAAGCTTTTACCGTACCTTGAATATTCTCCATTTCTCGTTGAAATCCACTTTATAATAGGGCTGCCGGAGCAAAAGCCGGAAGATGTGATTGAAACGCTTATCTTCCTTATGGGTAAAAGGCTGCTGCCGGGACCGAGCATATTTTACCTTGCGCCGGGCAGTCCGCTATTCGATAAGTATCTCATCAAAGATTGGCAAAAACACCTGAAGTCTATGAGATCAAGTTGTATGACTGAAGTAAATCCTTTATTTTCAAGAGATACTATTTTTACCTTTATGCAACTCACAAGATTTATAAATTTTGTAAAGCACTGCCTTGATAAAGAACCTTCCCTGAAAAAACTGAGCGATCTTCCTGCATTACTCAGCAATGATAAAGAATATACTGACAGACATATCTTCAATACGCTCTTACTCGAAAAAAGATTAATCCATTATGACATAAGGAAAAGGTGGTTTGCCGATGAGCCGCAGGACAAAGAACTCATCAGCGCATTCTTCATGAAGGCTGACAAAGCTGTAATCAGGGGTTTCAAGACGATGAACTCACTGATTGTTGATATGTAA